A single region of the Marinilabiliales bacterium genome encodes:
- a CDS encoding 4Fe-4S dicluster domain-containing protein: MEKIKVKIDNRMVEVGKGTTILEAARKIDIDIPTLCYMNLGDMGIEHKPGGCRICVVEVDGRRNLAPSCATDCHDGMEVKTHSIRVLNARRTVMELMLSDHPFECLTCAKSGNCDLQSMAIKFGIREITYEGEKSTYKPDTSPAILRDVDKCIMCRRCEKMCNEVQTVGVLSAINRGFESVVAPAFERNLDHSECTYCGQCVAVCPTAALTEVDHTNQVLRALADPNKTVVVQTAPAVRAALGEEFGMEPGTLVTGKMVAALKQLEFDYVFDTDFAADLTIMEEGAEILGRLGKFLAGDKDVKLPILTSCCPGWVSFFEYHFPDMLDIPSTARSPQQMFGAIAKTYFADKIKRDRKDMVVVSIMPCVAKKFECTREEFSVDGNPDVDFSLSTRELANLIKRANIDFNKLSDEEFDGPMGESTGAAVIFGTTGGVIEAATRSAYEMHTGNKLEKVDFEQLRGMEGIREATVDFDGFPLKIGIAHGLGNARKLLEDIRSGNSEFHAIEIMACPGGCIGGGGQPLHHGNSAILKARQKAIYQEDAAKPIRKSHENPSIIKLYKEFLGEPLGEKAHHLLHTKYFDRGKEIVIDADVKEENK, from the coding sequence ATGGAAAAAATAAAAGTTAAAATAGATAACCGGATGGTTGAGGTGGGAAAGGGAACCACAATCCTTGAGGCCGCCAGGAAGATTGATATAGATATTCCCACCCTCTGCTATATGAACCTTGGGGATATGGGGATCGAGCACAAGCCGGGCGGATGCCGCATCTGTGTTGTGGAGGTCGACGGGCGCAGGAACCTGGCGCCTTCGTGTGCGACTGACTGCCATGACGGGATGGAGGTGAAGACCCACAGCATCAGGGTGCTGAATGCGCGCCGCACGGTGATGGAACTGATGCTCTCCGACCATCCTTTTGAGTGCCTTACATGTGCCAAGTCGGGCAACTGCGATCTGCAGAGCATGGCGATCAAGTTCGGGATAAGGGAAATAACCTATGAAGGTGAAAAATCAACCTACAAGCCCGATACATCTCCTGCTATACTGCGTGATGTGGATAAATGCATTATGTGCCGCCGTTGCGAGAAGATGTGCAACGAGGTGCAGACAGTAGGAGTTCTCTCTGCCATAAACCGCGGCTTTGAGTCGGTGGTTGCACCTGCATTTGAGAGAAACCTTGATCACAGTGAATGTACCTATTGCGGCCAGTGCGTAGCTGTCTGCCCAACTGCAGCGCTTACCGAAGTTGACCATACCAACCAGGTGCTGCGGGCACTGGCAGATCCAAACAAGACAGTAGTGGTTCAGACTGCTCCTGCCGTAAGGGCAGCCCTCGGCGAGGAGTTCGGGATGGAACCGGGAACGCTGGTTACAGGCAAGATGGTGGCGGCGCTCAAGCAGCTGGAGTTCGACTATGTTTTTGACACTGATTTTGCTGCCGACCTTACCATCATGGAGGAGGGCGCTGAGATACTGGGGCGTCTCGGGAAGTTCCTCGCGGGGGATAAGGATGTTAAACTGCCAATTCTTACATCATGCTGCCCCGGATGGGTGAGCTTCTTCGAGTATCATTTTCCCGACATGCTTGACATACCTTCAACAGCAAGATCGCCGCAGCAGATGTTCGGTGCGATAGCAAAGACTTACTTTGCAGATAAGATCAAGAGAGACCGCAAGGATATGGTGGTAGTATCTATTATGCCATGCGTCGCCAAAAAATTTGAGTGCACACGCGAGGAATTCAGCGTGGACGGGAATCCGGATGTCGATTTTTCATTGTCGACCCGCGAGCTGGCCAATCTCATAAAGAGGGCAAATATTGATTTCAACAAGCTTTCCGACGAGGAGTTTGACGGCCCCATGGGCGAATCTACAGGCGCCGCTGTGATCTTCGGAACTACTGGCGGGGTGATCGAGGCTGCCACAAGGAGTGCATACGAGATGCATACAGGCAATAAGCTTGAAAAAGTTGATTTTGAGCAGTTAAGGGGGATGGAAGGTATCAGGGAAGCTACTGTCGATTTTGACGGCTTCCCGCTGAAGATAGGTATCGCCCACGGACTGGGAAATGCCAGGAAGCTGCTGGAGGACATCCGGTCAGGAAACAGCGAGTTCCACGCTATAGAGATCATGGCCTGTCCGGGCGGTTGTATCGGGGGAGGGGGACAGCCCCTGCACCATGGTAATTCGGCTATTCTGAAAGCAAGACAGAAGGCCATTTACCAGGAAGATGCTGCCAAACCGATCAGAAAATCACATGAGAACCCTTCCATAATCAAGCTTTACAAGGAGTTCCTTGGTGAGCCCCTGGGCGAGAAGGCCCATCACCTGTTGCACACAAAGTATTTCGACAGGGGTAAGGAAATTGTTATTGACGCAGATGTGAAAGAAGAAAACAAGTAA
- a CDS encoding NADH-quinone oxidoreductase subunit NuoF gives MSKYKMHLLVCGGTGCHASASNQLLENLKKEVADKDLSGEVQVISTGCFGFCEKGPIVKTIPDNTFYTEVKPEDATDIVAEHVIKGRQVKRLLYKDPVRKEVISDSKDMGFYKKQLRIALRNCGFINPENIDEYIAADGYNALGKVLTEMTPEEATKVVIDSGLRGRGGGGFPAGVKWDIARKVESDQKYVVCNADEGDPGAFMDRSILEGDPHSVIEAMAINGYCIGADKGLVYIRAEYPLAIERLKIALDQAREYGLLGEDILGTGFNFEIEIRYGAGAFVCGEETALIHSMEGHRGEPTFKPPFPAQSGYLGKPTNVNNVETFANIPVIYNKGAEWFASIGTEKSKGTKVFALAGKINNVGLIEVPMGTTLREVIFEIGGGIKDGKKFKAVQTGGPSGGCLTEKHLDTPIDFDTLIASGSMMGSGGMIVMDEDDCMVSVARFYLDFTVEESCGKCTPCRVGNKRLYELLDVISKGNGTHAELDKLRNLSEVIKDTSLCGLGQTSPNPVLSTMDNFWDEYLSHVEDKMCPAGQCKELIRYEVVEENCVGCTACARNCPVNCISGERKEIHFIDQSLCIKCGACFEKCKFNAISVS, from the coding sequence ATGTCTAAATACAAAATGCATCTCCTTGTATGCGGCGGAACAGGCTGCCATGCCTCAGCTTCAAACCAGCTTCTTGAAAACCTCAAGAAGGAGGTGGCCGACAAGGACCTTTCCGGTGAAGTGCAGGTAATATCCACTGGTTGCTTCGGTTTTTGCGAAAAGGGACCGATAGTGAAAACTATTCCCGATAATACCTTCTATACGGAGGTGAAGCCTGAAGACGCAACCGATATAGTTGCCGAACACGTCATCAAGGGCCGCCAGGTAAAAAGACTCCTTTACAAGGACCCCGTAAGGAAAGAGGTGATAAGCGACTCCAAAGATATGGGGTTCTACAAGAAGCAGCTCAGAATAGCGCTGAGAAATTGCGGCTTTATCAATCCCGAGAATATTGACGAGTATATTGCAGCTGACGGTTATAATGCCCTCGGTAAGGTTTTGACAGAAATGACTCCCGAAGAGGCTACCAAAGTTGTGATTGATAGCGGACTAAGAGGGCGCGGTGGCGGCGGGTTTCCTGCCGGTGTAAAATGGGACATAGCACGCAAGGTCGAATCCGATCAGAAATATGTGGTTTGCAATGCCGACGAGGGCGACCCCGGGGCATTCATGGACCGCTCAATTCTCGAGGGTGACCCCCATTCAGTTATCGAGGCTATGGCTATCAACGGTTACTGTATAGGGGCGGATAAAGGGCTGGTATATATTCGTGCAGAATATCCGCTGGCCATCGAGAGGCTGAAGATAGCACTTGACCAGGCAAGGGAATACGGCCTGCTGGGTGAGGATATCCTTGGTACCGGTTTTAATTTTGAAATTGAGATACGTTATGGCGCCGGCGCCTTCGTATGCGGTGAGGAGACGGCACTTATCCATTCAATGGAGGGTCACAGGGGCGAACCTACATTCAAGCCCCCTTTCCCGGCGCAGTCGGGTTACCTCGGCAAGCCGACCAACGTAAACAACGTGGAGACCTTTGCCAACATACCTGTTATTTATAACAAGGGAGCAGAATGGTTTGCATCAATCGGAACAGAAAAGTCCAAAGGGACAAAGGTATTTGCCCTTGCGGGGAAGATAAATAACGTCGGACTTATTGAGGTGCCTATGGGAACCACCCTCCGTGAGGTTATTTTTGAAATAGGGGGCGGGATAAAAGATGGTAAAAAGTTTAAGGCCGTTCAGACAGGCGGTCCCTCCGGGGGATGCCTTACCGAGAAGCACCTTGACACACCCATTGATTTTGATACTCTGATTGCAAGCGGATCGATGATGGGCTCGGGCGGTATGATCGTAATGGACGAGGATGACTGCATGGTATCGGTGGCCCGTTTCTACCTCGATTTTACCGTCGAGGAATCCTGCGGGAAGTGCACTCCCTGCCGGGTCGGGAACAAAAGGTTATATGAGCTGCTGGATGTGATCAGCAAGGGCAACGGCACACATGCCGAACTTGACAAGCTCAGGAACCTGAGTGAAGTGATAAAGGATACATCGTTGTGCGGACTGGGGCAGACATCACCGAACCCTGTTCTGTCAACAATGGACAATTTCTGGGATGAATATCTCTCTCACGTCGAAGATAAGATGTGTCCTGCCGGGCAGTGCAAGGAGCTCATCCGCTACGAGGTTGTCGAGGAGAACTGTGTGGGCTGTACTGCCTGTGCCCGCAACTGCCCCGTCAACTGCATCAGCGGCGAGCGGAAAGAGATCCATTTCATAGATCAGAGCCTCTGCATAAAATGCGGAGCCTGCTTCGAGAAGTGCAAGTTTAATGCAATAAGTGTGTCATAA
- a CDS encoding PHP domain-containing protein encodes MNDYRADLHIHSVLSPCGDLEMSPRNIISHAVEKKIDILGITDHNSTRHGPLMRRLGREKGIFVLTGAEVTTREEVHCLAFFETDRQLKLFQEFLDDALIPFRNDPRRFGHQVVVDENDNILDEVENLLVYAIDRDIDQVEEMVHSLGGLFIPAHINRGMNSLISQLGFVPEGIKADALEISRHTGKKEFLGDNPYLSDFTFLQNSDAHFPDDIGRVHSLFRMNEASFSEIKMALAGEGGRRVVSP; translated from the coding sequence ATGAATGATTACAGGGCCGACTTACACATACATTCAGTCCTCTCCCCATGCGGGGACCTTGAGATGAGTCCCCGAAACATCATCAGCCATGCCGTTGAAAAGAAGATAGATATTCTGGGTATAACCGATCACAATTCAACAAGGCACGGGCCTCTGATGCGCAGACTGGGAAGGGAGAAAGGTATTTTCGTGCTTACCGGCGCCGAGGTCACCACCAGGGAAGAGGTCCACTGCCTCGCGTTCTTTGAAACAGACCGGCAACTCAAACTTTTCCAGGAATTCCTGGATGACGCTCTGATCCCTTTCAGAAATGATCCCCGGAGGTTCGGGCACCAGGTAGTCGTAGATGAAAATGATAATATTCTCGACGAGGTTGAAAACCTGCTGGTATACGCAATAGACAGGGATATTGATCAGGTGGAGGAGATGGTGCACAGTCTCGGCGGACTGTTCATACCGGCACACATTAACAGGGGCATGAACAGTCTTATCAGCCAGCTTGGTTTTGTGCCGGAAGGTATAAAGGCAGATGCCCTCGAGATATCAAGGCATACCGGGAAAAAGGAGTTTCTCGGCGATAACCCGTACCTGTCTGATTTCACATTTCTGCAGAACTCTGATGCCCATTTTCCGGATGATATCGGGAGGGTGCATTCTCTGTTCAGAATGAATGAGGCAAGTTTTTCCGAAATTAAAATGGCCCTGGCCGGTGAAGGGGGAAGGAGAGTGGTTTCGCCATGA
- a CDS encoding serine kinase, protein MTVADIVKELGLKVFSGEENLDGKVTGGYVSDLLSDVMGNAAEGMVWITLQTHRNVTAVASLKDLAAIILVKGLVPDDDMAGQAAMEGIPVLGTGMQAFDVAGKLHNLLNRE, encoded by the coding sequence ATGACAGTTGCAGATATAGTAAAAGAGCTTGGATTAAAGGTGTTCTCAGGTGAAGAAAACCTCGACGGGAAAGTTACGGGCGGTTATGTTTCTGACCTGCTTAGTGATGTGATGGGTAACGCTGCTGAAGGTATGGTATGGATCACCCTTCAGACGCACCGGAACGTAACCGCAGTTGCATCTCTGAAGGATCTTGCGGCAATCATACTTGTCAAGGGGCTTGTGCCCGACGATGATATGGCCGGCCAGGCAGCCATGGAGGGTATACCGGTTTTGGGGACCGGAATGCAGGCATTCGATGTGGCCGGGAAGCTTCACAACCTGCTGAACAGGGAATAG
- a CDS encoding NAD(P)H-dependent oxidoreductase subunit E, producing MSAIKIKLRENDLKQLKEVCSSFNNEPGELINVLHRAQGIFGYLPAEVQEVVARELNVSVAKVYGVVTFYSFFTMVPRGKYPISVCTGTACYVRGAEKVLDEFKRILKVPVGETTPDGRFSIAGLRCVGACGLAPVVLVGDKTYGRVAPDGVKEILKEYEDD from the coding sequence ATGTCAGCAATCAAAATAAAACTCAGGGAAAATGACCTCAAACAGCTCAAGGAGGTCTGCAGTTCGTTCAATAATGAACCTGGTGAGTTGATCAACGTGCTTCACAGGGCACAGGGGATTTTCGGGTACCTGCCTGCAGAGGTTCAGGAAGTGGTGGCCCGGGAGCTAAATGTATCTGTTGCCAAGGTTTATGGCGTGGTAACCTTCTATTCATTCTTCACGATGGTTCCGCGCGGCAAATATCCCATCTCTGTCTGTACGGGAACCGCCTGTTATGTTCGCGGAGCCGAGAAGGTGCTTGACGAGTTCAAGCGTATCCTGAAAGTGCCGGTAGGAGAGACCACTCCCGACGGCAGGTTTTCTATTGCGGGACTGAGGTGCGTGGGGGCATGCGGACTTGCACCGGTGGTGCTGGTGGGGGACAAAACTTACGGACGCGTTGCTCCCGACGGAGTCAAAGAGATCCTCAAGGAATATGAGGATGATTAA
- a CDS encoding ATP-binding protein: MKDIALHILDIAQNSVVAGAKLIVVETKECRGSDRLTVTLTDNGCGMDSETVEKLTDPWFTSRTTRRVGMGIPLLMQSAVQAGGWIDISSEPGNGTRVTAVFSLSHIDLPPKGDIAGVISMLAGANPEMDFVYRHKYGEAEYIFDTREVKEVLEGVPLSEPKVIGYMKEMIAENLGELEQQFTKYNKNH; the protein is encoded by the coding sequence ATGAAGGATATAGCATTGCATATACTTGACATAGCCCAGAATTCTGTGGTTGCCGGTGCTAAACTGATTGTTGTTGAGACAAAAGAGTGTCGCGGATCGGACAGGTTAACGGTGACTTTAACCGATAACGGCTGCGGAATGGATAGCGAAACTGTTGAGAAGCTGACTGATCCGTGGTTTACGTCGCGGACAACCCGAAGGGTCGGAATGGGGATACCACTGCTGATGCAGAGTGCGGTTCAGGCCGGGGGCTGGATCGATATAAGCTCTGAACCGGGCAATGGGACCAGGGTCACGGCGGTTTTCAGCCTTTCGCATATTGACCTTCCGCCGAAAGGCGATATAGCAGGGGTAATAAGCATGCTTGCAGGCGCCAATCCGGAAATGGATTTTGTTTACCGGCACAAATACGGAGAGGCTGAATATATCTTTGATACCCGTGAGGTGAAAGAGGTGCTGGAAGGTGTGCCGCTGAGTGAGCCAAAAGTGATCGGATATATGAAGGAGATGATCGCAGAGAATCTGGGCGAGCTTGAACAACAATTTACAAAGTATAATAAAAATCATTAA
- a CDS encoding (2Fe-2S) ferredoxin domain-containing protein, which translates to MAKVKSLADLKKMKEQLQSSISLREKSEHPEGMVQVKVAMATCGIASGAKDVMEFFTGNLEKRNVEAIVTQTGCMGYCYAEPTIEVRLPGQDPVVYGFVDVKKADEIIEKYIKQGELVDGIIPVNYETIDKK; encoded by the coding sequence ATGGCAAAAGTAAAGTCACTGGCTGACCTTAAGAAGATGAAGGAGCAGCTTCAGTCATCGATCTCCCTCAGGGAGAAAAGCGAGCACCCCGAGGGTATGGTGCAGGTCAAGGTAGCCATGGCTACATGCGGGATCGCATCGGGAGCAAAGGATGTAATGGAATTCTTTACCGGCAACCTTGAGAAGCGCAATGTTGAGGCCATCGTTACCCAGACCGGCTGTATGGGCTACTGCTATGCCGAACCGACCATTGAGGTCAGGCTTCCCGGACAGGACCCTGTCGTCTATGGTTTCGTTGACGTGAAAAAGGCCGATGAGATAATTGAAAAGTATATTAAGCAGGGAGAGCTGGTAGACGGGATAATCCCGGTTAATTATGAAACTATTGATAAAAAATAA